Proteins found in one Oryza glaberrima chromosome 4, OglaRS2, whole genome shotgun sequence genomic segment:
- the LOC127771349 gene encoding proline-rich receptor-like protein kinase PERK9 has product MAAAAVKSPEPPFAFRPARPPLPPLLDDEEDGEFEFSVPAAAAVLSAADELFSGGRLVPMLPLPPRRPPSSSSPPCSPPPCLEVPPSEPASPRAPRCGGHRWRDLLTLVSKRTSDGEAKDRVGGSPRRREAHAQPLLSRASSSSSSASSCDSGIRNARRPPRTRSAPVASLLHLMSKKPAAVDAPPKRRDHHHQPFLARVSSSSSSSASSSSDSGRNSRAPWHPPGPARPRPAAAAESPRVSASGRVVFRGLERCSSSPATAGIGPRRPRPRGMERSFSANVRVDPVINVFGFGHLFLPSSPSKEKKADKDRDIAGGGGGRRNRPAKLAMVLRDPQD; this is encoded by the coding sequence atggccgccgccgcagtgaAGTCGCCGGAGCCGCCGTTCGCGTTCCGCCCCGCCCGTcccccgctcccgccgctgctggacgacgaggaggatggcgaGTTCGAATTCAGCgtccccgcggccgccgccgtgctgtccgccgccgacgagctgtTCTCCGGCGGGAGGCTCGTGCCGATGCTCCCCCTGCCACCGCGTCgtcccccttcttcttcttccccgccGTGCTCGCCCCCGCCGTGCCTGGAGGTTCCCCCCTCCGAGCCGGCGTCCCCTCGCGCCCCGCGGTGTGGTGGGCATCGGTGGCGCGATCTGCTCACGCTCGTGTCGAAGAGGacgagcgacggcgaggcgaAGGATCGGGTGGGTGGGAGTccgaggcggcgggaggcgcaCGCCCAGCCGCTCCTCTCGcgggcctcgtcgtcgtcctcgtcggccTCGTCGTGCGACTCCGGGATCAGGaacgcgcggcggccgccgcggacgcGCTCCGCGCCGGTGGCgagcctcctccacctcatgtCCAAGAAgcccgccgccgtggacgcgCCGCCGAAGCGGCGAGACCACCATCACCAGCCGTTCCTGGCCCgcgtctcgtcgtcgtcgtcgtcctcggcctcctcctcctccgactccgGGAGGAACTCCCGCGCGCCGTGGCACCCGCCCGGCCCCGCGCGGCcgcgtccggcggcggccgccgagaGCCCGCGGGTGAGCGCGTCCGGGCGCGTGGTGTTCCGCGGCCTGGAGcgctgctcgagctcgccggcgacggcgggcatcggcccgcggcggccgcggccgagaGGCATGGAGCGGTCGTTCTCGGCCAATGTGCGCGTGGATCCGGTGATCAACGTGTTCGGATTCGGGCATCTGTTCCTGCCATCCTCGCCATCCAAGGAGAAGAAGGCCGACAAGGACAGggacatcgccggcggcggcggtggccggaggaaCAGGCCGGCGAAGCTAGCCATGGTGCTGAGAGATCCGCAAGATTAG